One window from the genome of Salvia miltiorrhiza cultivar Shanhuang (shh) chromosome 7, IMPLAD_Smil_shh, whole genome shotgun sequence encodes:
- the LOC130993642 gene encoding methyl-CpG-binding domain-containing protein 9 isoform X1: MEAETSNAKGGAKMAFQIDLNEMPISSPREVADDAVLRSAGASSVCVVCRKGVPVGIVPDKVTGELRHERKCFRCLLRNDNAGGGDAGRFDINASPPREAEDGDVITVVAGRDGTGGGRVQAYVHSSFYSHHVNTSKLNPMLDGIGHDLPKTSSIAVDSPYSRFRGALLQKVHSDGILGTIHKESTFAARLRASHTPPEFPPASPNVLYLQTLREYIAERSGTLGEGWRVEFEFCDKEYKTSAVYIAPDGSRFRSMEDVAFHFGLSSRYHYSENDNVSTESASIRSGMKKESPVIMTAQNCRQRQKMSRASKNQGFLFSLGVKSCPEIIYNKSIREFGSSEHGDLHDSIHEGFPVQYHDFCLISAGNIDPRPSYHNANQIWPVGYRCSWHDRVTGSLFLCDVSDGGDSGPIFKVKRYPCTMQSIPVGSTILVKKKAAVCKSDGIEGLDDLATFQVVDDDSISTITLLNEETPPCLDNCLSTLKREEEVQNPQEDNSSNSNLEVPPQRTGNLVNDAAGLNDMIGEFQVEGRSISSVWEKVSQAFLYACREMYKQKGAIKFFCSHDVFGMNNDNLDGADSLSKYCYFEGLASIPPLVQNENELNKACEVLSAWLKQDRFGLNEDFVREILEQIPLVTACSEYEKLKDRNKNSGLQTVGSGFLQVEQKTNNTSETSKRSLLKLGEAEDTLKRDPCPPGKQLNRRLPSYLMGDALQVWELAWRFLEVLELGQPFTFQELESELVNPWLDSYPLDLRHETVETGDGASSSCEKVSQAGSASIGRCTGLLLAKILGSLLKLLVTELLSKAAVYVRPNLDAGESKSKRGRKKDLDWLAELKKTKLDMLPVNELTWHEIARRYILAVLSMDGNLDSAEVASRESGKVFHCLQGDGGVLCGSLTGIAALEGDAMVLADAMKEIYGSLKTKNDIVSLCQGESDANGAQTIEVNDGVIPEWAQVLEPVRKLPTNVGARIRNCIHEALTRNPPEWAKRELEHAISKEVYKGNASGPTKRAVISVLARVTSENPQQKAEKKEKVKIKTNMSDLITKQCRIVLRRAAVSDEDKVFCNLLGRIILNPNDTDDEGLLGYPAMVSRPLDFRTIDLRLAAGAYGGSHEAFVDDVREVWRNIHTAYGDRSELIDVAQNLSKKFEDLYEKEVLTLLQKMADISNVKDSSPDALKDRDDLLVQVCNSALPRAPWDEGICKVCGMDKDDDNVLLCDKCDSEYHRYCLDPPLLRIPEGNWYCPSCVTGQSLPCSTTYGSVSNQHRRKRNLGELSCKFLEELSRLAKLMEMKEHWEFTVEERIFFLKFLFDEALNSATVRDHMDHCASRAADLQNKLRSLTSELKIVKAKEDMFGLSAEKTNSGVFNIRGDLKSDASSSQHTNENIARGNPSEKQLAGEKSQHEKIFVKAQPSGGPILQNETPIFIQQQQSDQGHANVLNNVQGSLFTTTQVLPGHNFSCSTSDHETEFVPPATVSSIHESGGHQRPNQADMLSSQGNSLKVCAVRNEITNLLDSIANIELELVKVSLRRDFLGRDCNGRVYWAFYYPGARPWIIACGDAASKERCPGDFVSIPDSDKWMYYESETEIEKLVGWLSENNVREKELKESISQFQANKLKDSEYTEDHILNRRDINNGGRKTLSADFLATKATNALEKKYGPCNRFEATAVLQNLVMGASQSGRMYRCECLELLWPSKDHCGSCHQSFSTSEELRQHAKENCKAASSGSKRSQTAEDITKRKKARNVASQEKRSTSISIPQRSTSEKQIDGCTSVEGYHADCPFNFEEIMTRFIVPSSVKDGVNDIGLIGSGGVPALLAGQPPYLSDTALALSLERTNEASSRPTDLRSRQQNTEPSDVMNNRGLKDLHRSSRSVENGLSDELSIVGRLKSILMSEKDQVTSVKDKSSLVAGLSKSTIIRESSSRPLVGRASEILRYLKINLLDMDAALPEDAFRKSRSSQDRRCAWRAFVKSAKSIYEMVQATIIFEDTIKSEYLRNDWWYWSSPSTAARITTLSALALRIYSLDAAISYGEPLPGTAMEVSEPSCAIDEEVHRSPTPKNPANPSSPTLQKTPEPDSSENPRTRSRTSKRRRDLNS; this comes from the exons ATGGAAGCTGAAACCAGTAACGCGAAAGGGGGAGCTAAAATGGCGTTTCAAATAGATCTAAACGAGATGCCAATCTCGTCACCCCGGGAAGTAGCCGACGACGCCGTATTGCGAAGCGCTGGTGCTTCTTCCGTCTGTGTGGTGTGCCGGAAAGGGGTTCCGGTCGGGATAGTTCCCGACAAAGTGACGGGAGAGCTGCGCCACGAGAGAAAGTGCTTCCGGTGCTTGCTCAGGAACGATAACGCCGGTGGAGGCGACGCGGGGCGGTTCGACATCAATGCATCGCCTCCACGCGAGGCGGAGGACGGCGATGTCATCACGGTTGTGGCTGGCCGGGATGGGACCGGCGGGGGGAG AGTACAGGCTTATGTCCACTCTTCTTTCTATAGCCATCATGTGAATACAAGCAAATTAAATCCTATGCTGGATGGTATTGGGCATGATCTCCCAAAGACGTCATCCATTGCAGTAGATTCTCCATATTCTAGATTCCGCGGTGCATTGCTGCAAAAAGTGCATTCTGATGGAATCTTAGGTACAATTCACAAAGAATCTACATTTGCTGCACGGCTCCGAGCTAGTCATACTCCACCGGAGTTTCCTCCTGCAAGTCCAAATGTGTTGTATCTACAAACCCTTAGAGAATATATTGCCGAAAGATCGGGTACTTTGGGAGAAGGTTGGCgtgttgaatttgaattttgtgaCAAAGAATATAAAACCTCTGCTGTTTATATCGCACCTGATGGCAGTAGGTTCAGATCTATGGAAGATGTTGCTTTCCACTTCGGGCTGTCTTCACGCTATCACTATTCGGAGAATGATAATGTAAGTACAGAGTCTGCCTCCATTCGGAGTGGGATGAAGAAGGAATCACCAGTGATTATGACTGCGCAAAACTGCAGACAAAGGCAGAAGATGTCAAGGGCCAGCAAGAACCAGGGTTTTTTGTTCAGCTTAGGGGTCAAAAGTTGTCCTGAAATTATTTATAACAAGAGTATAAGAGAATTTGGCTCTTCAGAACATGGTGATCTCCATGATAGTATCCAT GAGGGTTTCCCAGTTCAGTATCATGACTTCTGTCTTATATCAGCTGGCAATATTGATCCACGACCATCATACCACAATGCTAATCAAATCTGGCCTGTGGGATACAGATGTAGCTGGCACGATAGGGTTACCGGGTCTCTTTTTCTATGTGATGTTTCAGATGGTGGTGATAGTGGCCCAATTTTCAAAGTTAAAAGATACCCATGCACCATGCAGTCAATACCAGTTGGCTCAACCATCCTTGTAAAGAAGAAAGCAGCTGTCTGCAAAAGTGATGGCATTGAGGGTTTAGATGATTTAGCTACATTCCAGGTGGTTGATGATGATAGTATATCCACAATCACACTGCTAAATGAAGAAACCCCCCCATGTCTAGACAACTGTCTCTCTACTCTAAAGAGAGAAGAGGAGGTTCAAAATCCCCAGGAAGATAATTCTTCAAATTCAAATCTAGAAGTCCCACCTCAGAGAACCGGAAATCTAGTAAATGATGCTGCAGGACTGAATGATATGATAGGGGAATTTCAAGTTGAGGGCAGGTCAATATCATCTGTGTGGGAAAAGGTTTCTCAAGCTTTCTTGTATGCTTGCCGTGAGATGTACAAACAAAAGGGTGCAATCAAGTTTTTCTGCAGTCATGATGTGTTTGGAATGAATAATGATAATCTTGATGGTGCTGATTCTTTATcaaaatattgttattttgaagGACTTGCTAGCATCCCTCCATTGGTTCAGAATGAGAATGAGCTTAACAAGGCCTGTGAAGTGCTTTCAGCATGGTTGAAGCAGGACAGGTTTGGTCTGAATGAAGATTTTGTTCGAGAGATTCTAGAACAGATTCCACTAGTCACTGCTTGTTCAGAATATGAAAAACTGAAAGACCGGAACAAGAATTCAGGCCTACAAACAGTTGGAAGTGGGTTTCTGCAGGTTGAACAGAAGACCAACAATACCTCTGAAACTTCTAAGAGATCTCTGCTAAAATTGGGTGAGGCAGAAGATACTTTAAAAAGGGATCCCTGCCCTCCAGGCAAGCAACTTAACAGAAGGCTACCGTCATACTTGATGGGAGATGCTCTACAG GTTTGGGAGCTAGCTTGGCGTTTCTTAGAAGTGCTAGAGCTTGGGCAGCCTTTCACTTTTCAAGAACTTGAATCCGAGCTTGTAAACCCTTGGTTAGATAGCTACCCTTTGGATTTAAGACATGAAACTGTTGAGACAGGGGATGGTGCTTCCTCCAGTTGTGAGAAGGTTTCTCAAGCTGGATCAGCCTCTATTGGCAGATGTACTGGTCTTCTTTTGGCCAAGATTCTTGGCTCGCTGCTGAAACTGCTTGTTACTGAGCTGTTGTCAAAAGCAGCAGTATACGTGCGCCCTAACCTTGATGCTGGCGAATCTAAATCTAAGAGAGGCAGGAAAAAGGATTTGGACTGGCTGGCCGAGTTAAAGAAAACCAAACTTGATATGCTTCCTGTTAATGAGCTTACATGGCATGAAATTGCTCGTCGGTACATTTTAGCTGTGCTGTCCATGGACGGTAATCTTGATTCTGCAGAGGTTGCTAGCCGTGAAAGTGGGAAAGTTTTCCATTGCTTACAAGGTGATGGTGGGGTTCTTTGTGGATCTCTAACTGGCATAGCTGCGCTGGAGGGAGATGCAATG GTTCTTGCAGATGCTATGAAGGAAATATATGGGTCATTAAAGACTAAAAATGACATAGTAAGTTTATGCCAGGGAGAGTCTGATGCCAATGGTGCTCAAACAATTGAGGTGAATGACGGTGTTATCCCTGAGTGGGCTCAAGTGCTTGAACCTGTGAGAAAATTACCCACGAATGTTGGAGCCCGAATCCGAAATTGTATCCACGAAGCTTTGACCAGAAATCCTCCAGAATGGGCTAAACGGGAACTGGAACATGCCATTAGTAAGGAAGTATACAAAGGAAATGCATCAGGACCAACCAAG AGAGCTGTTATTTCAGTCCTTGCAAGAGTTACTAGTGAAAATCCACAGCAGAAGgctgagaaaaaagaaaaggtaaaGATTAAGACCAACATGTCTGATCTCATCACTAAACAATGTCGTATAGTGCTACGACGTGCTGCTGTTTCAGATGAAGATAAAGTCTTCTGCAATCTATTGGGAAGAATAATTTTGAACCCCAATGATACTGATGATGAAGGGCTTCTTGGCTATCCTGCAATGGTGTCTCGTCCTTTAGACTTTAGAACTATTGATCTCAGATTGGCTGCTGGTGCTTATGGTGGATCTCATGAAGCGTTTGTTGATGATGTTCGGGAG GTGTGGCGCAACATACATACTGCATATGGTGATCGATCTGAATTGATTGATGTGGCTCAGAACTTGTCCAAAAAGTTTGAAGATTTGTATGAGAAAGAG GTTCTGACCCTTCTCCAAAAAATGGCCGATATTTCCAATGTTAAAGATTCAAGTCCTGATGCTCTGAAAGATAGAGATGATTTGCTTGTTCAGGTGTGTAATAGTGCACTCCCTAGAGCTCCTTGGGATGAAGGAATATGTAAAGTCTGTGGAATGGACAAAGATGATGACAATGTTCTGTTGTGTGATAAATGTGATTCTGAGTATCATAGATATTGCTTGGATCCTCCACTTCTAAGAATTCCAGAAGGAAACTGGTATTGCCCTTCCTGTGTTACTGGCCAGTCTCTTCCTTGCAGTACAACCTACGGGTCAGTCTCAAATCAACACCGGAGAAAAAGAAATCTTGGAGAACTCTCATGCAAATTTTTGGAAGAACTGTCCCGATTAGCGAAACTGATGGAGATGAAAGAACATTGGGAATTCACAGTTGAGGAG aGAATATTCTTCTTAAAGTTCTTGTTCGATGAAGCGCTAAACTCTGCTACTGTCCGGGACCATATGGACCACTGTGCTTCTCGAGCTGCTGATTTGCAAAATAAATTGCGTTCTCTCACTTCTGAATTGAAAATTGTCAAAGCGAAGGAAGATATGTTTGGTTTAAGCGCCGAGAAAACAAATTCTGGAGTATTTAACATACGTGGAGATCTTAAATCAGATGCATCGTCTTCCCAGCACACTAATGAAAATATCGCAAGAGGAAATCCATCTGAAAAG CAGCTTGCAGGGGAGAAAAGTCAACATGAGAAGATCTTTGTCAAAGCCCAACCATCAGGAGGACCTATCTTGCAAAATGAGACACCGATTTTCATTCAGCAGCAGCAAAGCGACCAAGGGCATGCCAATGTTCTGAATAATGTACAGGGTTCCCTCTTTACTACCACTCAAGTGCTACCTGGTCATAATTTCTCATGCTCCACCTCCGACCATGAGACAGAGTTTGTGCCACCTGCAACTGTGAGTTCAATTCATGAATCTGGGGGCCATCAGCGTCCCAACCAAGCTGATATGCTTTCATCACAAGGCAACAGTCTCAAGGTCTGTGCTGTAAGGAATGAAATTACTAATCTGCTGGACTCAATTGCTAACATAGAACTGGAACTAGTCAAGGTATCTCTTCGGCGGGATTTCTTGGGGAGAGATTGTAATGGCAGAGTATACTGGGCCTTTTACTATCCTGGTGCTCGGCCATGGATAATAGCTTGTGGGGATGCAGCATCCAAGGAGAGGTGTCCCGGAGATTTTGTCAGTATTCCTGATTCTGACAAGTGGATGTATTATGAATCTGAAACTGAAATTGAGAAACTAGTTGGATGGCTGAGCGAGAATAATGTCAGGGAGAAAGAATTAAAGGAGTCCATTTCACAGTTCCAAGCTAACAAACTGAAAGACTCCGAATATACAGAAGATCACATCCTTAACAGAAGAGATATAAACAATGGTGGAAGAAAAACTTTATCTGCCGATTTTTTGGCTACAAAGGCGACAAATGCATTGGAGAAAAAATATGGTCCTTGCAATAGGTTTGAGGCAACAGCTGTTCTTCAGAATCTTGTTATGGGAGCAAGTCAGAGTGGTAGAATGTACAGATGTGAGTGCCTAGAGCTGTTGTGGCCTTCTAAAGACCATTGCGGGTCTTGTCATCAGAGCTTTTCTACCTCTGAGGAACTAAGACAACATGCCAAAGAAAACTGCAAAGCAGCATCATCTGGCTCTAAGCGAAGCCAGACAGCTGAAGATATCACTAAGCGCAAGAAGGCAAGAAATGTGGCTTCTCAGGAAAAACGCTCCACTAGTATCAGCATACCTCAAAGATCAACAAGTGAGAAACAAATTGATGGATGTACTTCTGTTGAAGGCTATCATGCTGATTGCCCCTTTAATTTTGAGGAGATTATGACAAGGTTCATTGTTCCTAGCTCAGTTAAGGATGGGGTGAATGACATAGGACTTATTGGCAGCGGTGGCGTCCCTGCCCTTTTGGCAGGCCAGCCCCCTTATCTAAGCGATACTGCTTTAGCATTGAGCCTTGAAAGAACAAATGAGGCCAGTTCAAGGCCAACTGATTTGAGAAGTAGACAGCAGAATACTGAACCCAGTGATGTGATGAACAACAGGGGCTTGAAAGACTTGCATAGGTCATCCAGATCTGTTGAAAATGGCCTATCTGATGAACTATCTATTGTTGGGAGATTGAAATCCATATTGATGAGTGAGAAGGATCAAGTTACTTCAGTAAAGGACAAAAGTTCATTAGTAGCTGGGTTGTCGAAAAGCACTATAATTCGTGAATCTTCATCAAGACCATTAGTAGGTAGAGCTTCTGAAATATTGAGGTATCTTAAGATTAATCTACTTGATATGGATGCTGCTCTACCAGAAGATGCTTTTAGAAAATCAAGGTCAAGTCAAGATCGAAGATGTGCATGGCGTGCATTTGTTAAATCTGCAAAGTCAATCTATGAG ATGGTTCAGGCTACAATCATATTTGAGGACACAATTAAAAGTGAGTACTTACGAAATGATTGGTGGTATTGGTCGTCACCTTCAACTGCAGCTAGAATCACGACACTCTCAGCTCTTGCTTTGCGTATATACTCACTAGATGCAGCCATCTCTTATGGGGAACCTCTGCCTGGTACTGCAATGGAGGTTTCGGAGCCAAGTTGTGCAATAGACGAGGAAGTGCATCGAAGTCCAACTCCAAAGAATCCTGCAAATCCTAGTAGCCCAACACTGCAGAAGACACCCGAGCCAGATTCTTCTGAGAATCCAAGAACTAGGAGTAGAACTAGCAAGCGGAGGAGAGATCTGAATAGCTGA